The Haloferax marinisediminis nucleotide sequence TGTTTCGACTCACCCCAGATGACTTGCAGATGCTGTCGAATCCCCGCGTCGTCGACGTGTTCGAGTGAGTGCTGGGGGTTGCGTCAGACACCACCATGTCCGCTGTTCTGCCCCCCTGTAATTACGGACACGCGGACCACGTAGTCCGAGCACCTCGGTCAGAGTGCACACCCATACCCGACGTATCAGTGAGCCCCACGTCGACGACTCAGTCGTCGGTACTGGTGAACCCCGTCAGATAGTCCTCGAGGTTGGCCAGTTCGACGTGGTCAGTCGACGGTGACCTGGTCCCGGATGCCGAGGCCTCTTTCAGGCCAGTTCCAGTCAGAACGGCGGTGACGTGGTCATCCGAGTCGATGTCGCCGCGTTCGACCAGTTGCTGGATTCCCGCAAGCGCCGTCGCCGACGACGGCTCGACGGTGATGCCAGCGTCGACTGCCAAGGCACGTTGGGCCGTGCGAATCGCGTCGTCGTCGACAGCGACGACTGCGCCACCAGTCTCACGTGCGGCCCGGAGTGCACGGGTTCCGCTCGGTGGGTCGGGGTTTGCAATCGAGTAGGCGATGGTCTCGCCACCGACGACACGGGTTACTTCGTCAGCGTCCGCTTCGAATGCGTCGGCGATGGGTGAACAAGCCGCGGCCTGAACGAAGTAGAGCGCCGGAATACGGTCTATCGCACCCGCCTCGGACAGTTCTCGAAGCGCTTTCCACGCTCCGCTGGCGTGGCCGCCACTGCTGACCGGCATCACGAGTGCGTCGGGCGTGTCCGGAGCGAACGCCTCGCAGATTTCGAGTGCCGTGGTCTTTTGCCCCTCGACACGGAGGGGGACGTCGGAGTTGAGAAAGACGATTCCGTGGTCAGGCCCGCGCTCGAGCGTCTGTTCGTAGAGTCGGCCATAGTCTCCAGCGACCGTCACAGAAGTGGGGTCGAACTGGTCGATGACGTCCAATCGCTCGGGTGGGATGTCGTCAGGGACCAACACGAGACAAGGCAGGTCCGCCGCGGCAGCGAAGGCAGCAGTGCTCATCGCCATATTTCCGTGTGAGACGGTTCCGACCGCCGACACGTCGCCTGCGAGACCCCTAGCGACGGCGGCGATACCGAGCGCACTTCCACGGTCTTTGAAGCTCCCTGTGGGATGTTCGCCTTCGAGTTTGAGGTGGACGTTGGTTCCGGCGACGGCATCGATGGATGCGTCGGAGACCATCGGTGTTCCTCCTGCTGCGGCCGAGAGACCGGCTGGTCGAGAAACTGGTAAGAGCGACTCGTAGCGCCACATCCCCGGTTCGTCGGAGACGTCGTCCCAGTCGAACGTTCCAGGGTCGGTGTCGAGCCACAGCGGTTCGCCACAATCACACCGGGCGGCCGGTGCTGTCGTCCGCGCACCACAGTCGTAACAGACGCGTGTGTGAGTCATCCGGTAGTGTCCGACCTACGCCCAGTCTGGCGAAAGTTGTTCGGGTCGATAGACACAGTCGAGTTTGTTCCCTCTTTGGAACAAAAACGGATTCACTGCAGGCAGAGATGGTCACTGAAGGCAGAGACGGAACGTTACGACAGACCGCATGTGAGAGAACAAAAAGCGGTCGTGCGCAATCAGAAGTCGGGGTACGGGTGTCGTCTAGAGTAGTAACTGGTTCGACGACCGCACGTCACAAACGTCTAACATCCCTTTCGGGAGAAGACAGTCTATTGGATGTGGCCTTCGCGTCGGAGCTGGTCCGCGTCTTCGCCAGTGTAGCGCCATTCGATGTTGGCTTTCTCGTCCTGCCAGTCCCACGGTTCCACGAGGACGACGTCGCCCTCGTTGATCCAGGTGCGGTACTTCATGCGGCCGGGGATTCGGCCCATTCGGTTCTTACCGTCTTCGCAGCGGATTCGTACGTGGTTACCACCGTTGTGCTCAGTGACGACCGCGAACAGCTCGTTATCGTTGGGCATTCGAAGATTTCGGCGCCCTTGATTTTCGCTCACGTACGTATTCAGAGGCCAAGACGGATAACTCATAGGATGTACAAGTTACCACGGCACACGTGAGGACATCACACGAGCATTTCCGAGGGTACGTACACCACGATGTCCGCAGTAATTCGGAATCCGACCGCCCGTCTGATGAACCAAATATGACGATATACTCTAGAGAATCTGGATTCACGGTTCGGAGGATGTACACCGAGGTGCTGAATTCGAAGCGTAACTTGTCTGAGGAAGGTTCCTACTCGACTGGTCCAACCCAACACCACTGTGTCCGCTGTTCTCGCATCTCCGCCACCGTACTCTAGTCTTTTCCGGTCACTTCTGGACTCGAATCGAAGAGATTACTCCGGACATAGTGGTGTTGGAACTGAAGCCGTCGAGAGAGATCCCATCGACGACGAAGCGAGTCACTAGGGTGAAATACTGAACTCGATGTGAATGATTTGCGGGTGTGTCGCACCTCGACTCGCGAAGAGCATTCGGTTCGTACACCAGTATGTCCGCAGTAATCGACCGATTTAAACCTCGTACAGGAGACTCAGTCGTCTGCGCTACTGTTCGACGAAGTCGTCGAGTGTACTCGCTCTGTCCGAGTCGAGGTACGGTTCGACAGTCTCGTGGACCCCGACGAGGTCGATCGTGTCGCGCATCGCCGAAACGATGAGACCGACGTCCATGTCGAGGGCATACTCACGGTACGTTCCCCCGCGTCGACCTTCGTTGCGCTCGGTGACCGAGACGATACCGAGCATCGCGAGTTCACTCAAGTGGTCACGCATCCGACGAGGGACGAGTGGGTCACGGTTCGCGAGTTCAGCGAATCGCGTATACCGGGGTCGGACGTCGCGAGACCGAATCGGCGTCTCGCCCTCTAACTCGAGAGTCAACAGCGAATACAGTACGAGATGACCATGCTCGGTGAGGCCGTTGATTCCTTCTTTGATTCGCCCACGTTCGAGCGCTCGTCGGCCTCGTTTGACGTGTTCTTCGGTGATACAATCAGTGTCGTCGTCGCGCGCGAGGTCACCCGCCTTCATCAAGAGGTCGATGGATTGTCGCGCGTCACCAGCGTCTTTCGCACCGTAGGCCGCACAGAGTGGAATTACCTCGTCGGACAGCACGCTCTCTCGGAACGCCACTTCGGCACGTTGTTCGAGAATCGCCTGTAGATTCTTCGCGTTGTACGCGGGGAAGTGAATCTCTTGTTCACACAGCGAGCTTTTGACTTTCGGCGAGAGGTCGTCCCGGAACGAAAAGTCGTTCGAGATGCCGATGAGACCGACTTTTGCCTCTGACAAGTTTCCATTCGCGCGTGCGCGCGGGAGTTGATAGAGAATACTGTCGTCGTTGACGTGGTCGATCTCGTCGAGGACGACGATAATAGACCCGCCGCACTTGTCGAGTTCTTGCCACAGCATCTCGTAGACCGACCCAAGGGGGTATCCCGTGGTGCTAATCTGGTTGGATTCCGACCTGAACTCGTTGACGAGACGGGTCGCAATCTGGTACGAGCTCGTGAGTCCATCACAGTTCAAGAAGATGACGGTGAGGTGGATGTCGTCGTACCGACTTGCATCCTCGCGGAGGTGACTGAGTAAGTAACGCGACGCTGCTGTCTTCCCGACGCCAGTTTTCCCGTACAGGAAGATGTTGTTTGGCTGTTCACCGTTGATTACCGGTTGAAGAGCCGCCTGAAACGTCCGAAGTTCCTCGTCACGCCCCACGAGTTCCTCGGGCTGGTAATCCTCACGGAGGGCATCCCGGTCCCGATAGATTTCGGTATCTCGCTCGAAGAGGGGCATATCTCAGTATTCGGCCACTTCTCTGATAAAACCACCGCGTCCGCAGTGTCCGCTGTTCCACGATTTTATATAGTCTGGCTCGGACACACCCCCTCCACTTTGTCCGCTGTTCTCGTAATCGAAGGTCTCCGGTGAAACATGTGTGAGTATAGAGTAGAAGAAAGATTTATCTTAATACGGATTAAACCAAATCCGTAATAGAAATATATCAGACGGTAAGTAGACTAGTAGTATCTATTTTCCCACAACTCCCGGGTGTATTTTACATCAATCGACTCAACTCTGGAAGGGGGTTTCCCTTTCACCCCGAGAACAGCGGACATAGTGGTGTGAGTGTTCACAGAATCCGACCGTTCTCTCGTCTCACTGACCGACAGTATTTGCCGTCCTCACACACATCGCCGTCATTACCCGCGGAACCGTCCGAGAACAGCGGACATGGTGGTGTCCTCGGTACCGAGTCACGAGCAAGTTGAACCCAATTACCATAGTAGACCACGTCGTCTCGCCATCTCTTCGTGAACTGTTGCGGACTTGACGATGTTCTCCGGGTTCCTAACCTCCGCTGTCCGGACTGTCTTGCCTCTATTCGACGAGCCCGCGAACTTCGAGTAATCCTTCGTCTCCCAGACGATCACTCGAGTATACACGTTGCACGCTCTCGGATTCAGTTGCCTGTCTGACTACGCTCTTCTCGTTGTACTATCGAGGGAGAGTGACTACATTCTCACCCCGCCAAATTCCTACCGCTGAACAGAGGCACAGCCAATTACTCCGGACGTGGTGGTGTTCGAGTTCTCACTCTTCTCGGTGCACTCGTACCTCGTTCCATGGACGGTCGTCCTCGAGCACCCCAGCACAGTCCACCGATTTACGTGGAACCAACACCACGATGTCCGCTGTTTGTGCCTTCACCTTTGTCCAGTCGGCTGAACGACACGTGGCTTCTCCGACGACAACTGTACTACTGCACCCAGTCACAACTGAGTCGCAGCAATTGATCACAGAAACTGAACCCAGACAACTGAACCGAAGCAATCCTACCGAGGTTCCCTCACACTAGAACGTCGATGGCAACCACAGTCGTGACGTTGCTTGCTCAGTTCCGCACTGAAACCGAATCCTCGAACCCGTGATTACTCGTCTCGCGTTCGAACGATCTCGTCGGCAACTTCGTCAGGGTACGACGCCGCGATTCGGACGAGTGCATCGTGAAACTCACGCCCAGTCATATTTCGAATGTCGAACTCTCGACGGAGCAACGACTCGACTTCGAACTCGGCGTCGTCCATCCGGTCGAGTGTCTCGGTTCGGATGTAGATACTCTTCGCAGTTGTCGCCTCGAACTCGAACGCAGGGGCGCTTTTGTCGTCCTCCGAACGCTCTCCATCGTCTGCTGAGGTACTTTCGAGTTCTTCTGAACCCGCTTTCGCGCCGGCTGGACCCTCCTCGCCGTCCGATGTCTCCTCGACTGATTTTCCTACTGACTCGTCGTCTCGTGATTCCGTTTTCGTTTCCGTTTTCGTTTCCGACTCTGACTCTGACGCTTCGGCATCGGTCGTCGATTCGTCGGCGTCCGAACGGTGTGCTGCCTCGACATCGGCGGCCGTCGACGTGTCTTTACTCGTCTCACCGGCATCGGTTTCGTCGTTCTGCGCCGCTGCACTCGTAGCTCCCTCCGTCTCGGCACTACGTTCCCTTCCGTTTTGTTCGGGGTCGAGTTCGCGACTCTCCGAACCTTCGGTCTCGTTACTCTCGTCTTCTGTTCCGTCGTTTCCGTCGGACTCCATCGCTTCGCCCAGGCCGGCGAATCGATTTTCCTTAGGCATCTTCCGGGCCTCCCCGCTCGACGACGGCAGCAAGTTCGTCTAATCGGTCGAGCATGTCGTTCGATGGGTCGTACTCACGCAGTGTTTTCCCGTCGCGCCACGCTCGGCTGAACGCGATTCGGTGACGAATTCCTGGACCTTTGGACTCTGGGTCGTCGAACAGTTCCGACCGGGCGAACTGTGGGATGTACTTTTCGAACGGAGACTCCTCGAGGTCTCGGATGATTCGGCGCTCTTCGTTGTTGCCGGTGAGGTCGTTCGGGACGATGGCCAGTATCTCGAGGTCGACTTCACGACGAATCGGTCCGATCTGTTGTTCAAACATCCGCTCGAACCCACTCACACTGGGTTCACTCATGAGGAGCGGAACCACCACGTTTCCAGTTCCGATGAGTGCCGCGTCGGAAAGCGGTCCGAGACTCGGGGGGGAGTCGATGACGATGTAGTCGTACTCGTCCTCCAAGAGTGGGTCGACGATTCGGCGTCGAACCCAGAGGACACCGAACGTCGAGTTCCGAACACGGTCTTCGATGTCGTCGAGGTCGACGTGGGCGGGCAACACGTCGAAACTCTCTCGCGCGTGAATCGTCTCGCGAACGTCGACCGGGTCGTCGTCTGTCAGGACGTCACCGATGTTCGGGTCGGCCGACTCGTATGCGTCTTTCAACCCGACGCCTTCGGTTGCGTTTCCTTGCTGGTCGAGGTCGACGAGCAGGACATCATTGTCTCTGGCAGCGAGGGCGTCTGCGAGATTGATCGCGACCGTCGTCTTTCCGACACCTCCTTTTTGCAAGGAGACGCTTACTGCTCGTGACATCTACCGGCCCTCCTCGACGATAGAAATTCCACAATTTGTACAATGTGTGGGCTGTACTCGCTGTTTAGACACTCCGGACTTCGCTCGAATTGTGGACTGTATGGGCATGCGGGCGCTCGAAATCACCTTCCGCCTACTCATACATAATGCTATCCACGACTTTTAGACAGTCAACACAGTCTTGACTGTTTAAAATCTCTACAAATTGTACAATTTGTATAATTTCTACAAATTGTGAAGCTTGTTAGCTGTGTACGATGTCCGAGCACTCCGGAATTCTCTCGCAGTGTCCACATGGTGAACTGCTTCGACGGTGCCAGAATCGCAAACGGTGCGGACTGTCCACTGTTGACCGTCTTCGGTCGAGCTCGTTTCTAGTCGAGATTCTGTGAGAGCCTTGCCACTGCTCTCCATTTTCACACAGTGAGCGAACTGCTGACAGTGCAAACACTCCATACATTGTACAAATTCTAAACATTGCAAAATTTGTGAGATTTTCACACTGTCTACGAACTCCACACTCTCTCCGCATTGTCGAATTCGTAAAATGCCCACACTCTCGAATTCCTGACTTTCACGAGATATTACGTGAAGATACTGCGGACAATGTGGTGTTGTTTGTGCCTGTCCAAACCTCGAGGTCGGGGAACCACGAATCCTCGTGAGTTCAACTGACCGACATCGGTTTAGGACGTATCACGGCGTTTCCAACGTGGTTTTTGGAAGCGCAAAGTGTGTACAAATTCTACAAATTCTAAAATTTCTACAAGCTCCACAACTTTCGCGCTGTTCACACTATCTACAATTCTTCGAACTCCCGAAAATCCACTCTTGGTCGCTCGGTGCGAAAACGACACGGACAGAGGACCAATCGAACGGTACTGTCTCTCAGTTGGCGAGTTTGTCCGCGAACTTCTCGCGAACTTTTTCGATTTTTGGACTCGCGTGGAACCGACAGTATGCGTCGTTCGGGTTCTTCTCGAAGTAGTCCTGGTGGTACGTTTCGGCTTCGTAGAAGGTTTCGAGCGGTTCTAACTCCGTCACGACGTCGTCGTCGTACGACTCGTCTAGCGCCTCGATGTAGGCCGCCGCTTGGCGTTGCTGGTCGTCGTCGTGGTAGAGCACGATCGAGCGGTACTGGGTCCCGACGTCCGGGCCTTGACGATTGAGTTGCGTCGGGTCGTGGACGGCGAAGAACACCTCCAACAACTCGTCGTATCCGACGACGGCTGGGTCGTACTCGACCTGGATGACTTCGGCGTGTCCGGTGTTCCCCGAGCAAACTTGCTCGTACGTTGGGTTTTCGACGGACCCACCTGCGTATCCCGAGGTGACGCTGCTGATGCCGTCGAGTTCTTTGAACGCTGCTTCGATACACCAGAAACACCCACCACCGAACGTTGCGGACTTCGAGGCTACCATAACTAGGGTTACGTCGCGGACAAATTAAGCCCCGCGGCGGAGGCAGTCCCCTCTGGGTCTGTCTCGCCCCGGTTACACCGTGTCTACTCAGTCGGATTCTCTTCGTCGAGTCTGTTCAGTATGCTACCCTTCGTGCCGTGTCTGTTCATAGCCACATCTCGTGTCTGTTCAGACACACTCACGCAGAGCCGTGTGTGCGATCATCCCGATTGGGTGTCCGAATTTACGACCTTCAATAGAACTCTTCACCAATGTGGATGATGCTAACATTTATACACTGTCTCTGTGACCAATAATTATGGAAGATATATTTGTTGCGAGACTCATGTCCACGAATCTTCACACGGTCACGGCCGACACGCTGGTGGAGGACGCAGCACAGTTGATGTTGGAGAACAACATCAGTTCGGTCATCGTTGTCGACGAGGACAACCATCTCGACGGCATTCTGACGACGACCGACTTCGTTCGAATCGTCGCGAAGAGCCAGCCGAAAGCACAGACAACGGTCGAGCGCTACATGACGACCGACGTCATCACCGCAGATGCACAGGACCCAATCACCGACGTCGCTGAGTCGATGACCAAACACGGGTTCCACCACATGCCTGTCGTCGACGACGACGAGGGTGTCATCGGTATGATCACCACGTCAGACCTCGCTTCGTACCTTTCACAGGCAGGCCAACTGACCACGAAGTAACGCCGTCGTGCCGACCCACTTCGAACGTGTGTGTCGAACTACTTCGAACGTGTGAACTGAACAGCACGCGACTGCACTTTTCATTTGAGGCGTAACGCCTCGACCGGTCGTTCGTTCGCCGCCCGCCACGCAGGGTAGAGGCCGCTTGCCAAACTGATGACCACGCCGAACAGCACGGCAAAGAGCAGGTATCCCGCCGTTCTGAGATTGACGACGACAGGAAGCGTCACTTCGGGGACGGCGAGGTACAATCCGAGTGCGACGAGGCCACTGATGACGGCGCCGATGACACCACCGACGAACCCGAGTAACCCCGCTTCGACGAGAATCGTGCGGAGCACGTCCTCTCGCTGAATCCCGACGGCTCTGAGGACGCCAATCTCACCTCGGCGTTCGGAGACGCTCATCAACATCACGTTCAGGATGCTCACCCCGGCGACGATGAGCGAGACGGCACCGATGGCGATGAGAAAGGCGTTCAACAACCCGAAGAACTGGTCGATTCGCTCGACGATACGCGACAGTTCGAGGACGCTGACGCGCTCTTCACGAGCGTTCACTGATTCCCGAATTGCGTCGGCTGCGGCCCCTGCTTCGCTCCCTGATTCTGCGCGGACGATGACCTGTGTGTACGACTCGTCGGCGAACGCCGTCCGCGGAATCAAGACCGCACCGTCTGGTTGCAGGAGGTTGAACCCGTCCGACTCGGCGAGGATGGCGATGACGCGGTACTCCCGACCCTCGATCGTAATCGTCCGGCCGACGTCGACGTCGAGTTCGGCGGCGACACTACTCCCGACGATGGCACCGCGGCGGTGTCGCTCAGGCAGTTCACCCGCACCTGCGACGAAGAGGTCTCCCGGGCGCTCGACGGCGTACAGTGCCGCGAACGTCCGCGACTCTCCCCGTTCGACTAACGCACCACCGGTGACGACCGGGATTACCGTCGCGTCGTTCCCGGCGGCCCGTGTGATAGTGGTCACGTCGCGGTCGGTCAGTCGTTCGATACCTGCGTCGGCGTTCGGTGAGACGATAATCTGGTCACCGAGTCCGCCGAGCGCGTCTGCGGCGGTGAGTTGGATGACGCTCCCGAGGATTCCGAGCGTCGCGATGGCGAACACACCGATGATGATGCCCAGAATGGCGAGTGTCGACCGAAGACCGTTTCGAGCCAGATTCCGGCGTGCGAGGTAGACCGAGGCGGTCACTCCGTCGGCGGTCATCCCGACTTTCCCGAGCGAGTCGCTGATACTCATCTCGAATCGCGTCGGATGCGTATCGCTGCCGCGACAGGGAGGGCGACGAGCGTCACGAGGGCGATGACGACGACGCTTCTCGTGGTTGGGTCGACGTTCGAGAGCAGTCTTCCGGGGTCGATACCTCCGTTCGATTCGCCCGCAGCACCTGCTGCAGCTGCCGAACTGGCACCACCGCCGGCAACGCTCCCGACTGTGAACCCACCCGACTGGCCATCGTCGGGCAGGTCGAACACCGCCTCACGAACGACTTCTGCGCCGTCGACAGTGTACCGAACCGTGACAGTCACGTCCGTGGCGTCGTCTGTGACGGTGCCGGTGAGTTCGAACGGGGCGAAGTCGCTCGGGGTGATGCGCCCGACGAAGTAGTCACGTTGTGGGTACGCCGGTGCGACGGTGTCTGTCTCCACGAGCTCGACGACGACGCCCTCGGCATCACCGCGTCCCTGATTTGCGACGTTGCCGAGGACTCTGAGTTCACCGTCGACGACGGTCACGTCCAGGTCGGTGAAGACGAGGTCAGCAACCGCGGGTCGGTAGTCGATGGTCGTCGATGTTTCACCGGACTGAACGCCGGTGCGGTACGTGGCACGAAGCGTCAGTGGACCGGACTCACGGACCTCCGAGAGGTCGAGGGTCGCCGTTCCGGACTCTCCCGGCTGAATCGGTCCCGGAACCGACAGCCGTGGAAGTGCTGCAGTTGGTCCAATTGGTTCGACGACCACGTCGGTAACCGGTGCCGACCCGAAGTTGGTGACCACGACGTCGAAACTGGTCGCCGATTCTCCCGTCTCGTCGTCGGCACCGTCTGTCACGCCGCCACCCAGTGCGGCACCTGCACCTCCACCACCGGCGAGCAGTGACACGATATCCGGCGCGGCAGCCGCGTCGTCGCCTTCTTGAACGGGTCTGAGTGTAAGTTGGACGTCGTCTCCGAATTCAGAAACTCGCACTGGAACGTCGAGGTTCAGCGTGCGTTCAGTCCCCGACGCTGTGGTGTAGTCGACCCCTAGTTCGACCGTCGTCTCACCTGCTTCTCCGGGGACGACTGTCAGGTTTCGAATCTCGGTCGCGCCTGCCGGGAGAGTCGCGACCGAGGCGGTTCCGACTGGCGTCTCTCCTTCGAATCCAGGCACCGAGACGACGATATTTCGCATGTCTGCAGTCGTCGGATTCGACAGTGAGACCTCGATACGAGTCTCGGCATCGACGACGGCGTCGTCGATTCGCACGTCGACGAGCGGCGGTGCGTCTTCGACGGCAATCGGAACCGGTCGTTCGATGCGGACGGTGTCTCCGTCTTCGTCGGTCCCAGTGACGGTAAGTGCAAGTCTCCGAGGACCGGACGTCTCGAACGTCAACGCGAGCGGAACGGTCACCGAGTCGCCCGGTGAAAGTCCGCCGAGTCGTCGTGCACGGACGCGACTGTCGTCGACCGGGTCCGTGAGTTCGACTTCCTCGATTTCGGCGGCCGAGGGACTCCCAACCGAGTTGGCGATTGTGACGGTGACGACGACCTGTTCACCGACGACGGGCGTGGTCGGCGTCACCGTCGCATCGCTCACAGTGATTCGGGCGTCAGGGACCGCGGTCACGGAGCCGACGCTCGTGAGGAGGAGCATCGTGACGGCGGCGAGGGTGAGGGCTGTCCCGCGGAGACTCATCGGAAGATGTTGGTGTCCGAGACGGTTAGCGATACCGCCGATATACTGTGGTGAGTCGGTTGAAAATTGGCATTGTCGAAACTGCAAATTGGTGATTGGTTTCGGAGGCCGTGCTGAATACAAGGTGTGAGTCAGCCACTCCAGATTTAACCGCTCTGTCAAACTCTGAGGATTTCAACGAAATCTATCGGGGTAATCACAAAGCGCATATGTCGGTACTCTAGAGTTTGCGTGAATGAATCGTCGTGCCCTCCTCAGCACGATTGCCACTGGTGGAACCGTGGCTCTCACTGGCTGTAACACGACAGGACAGTCCTGTGGTCCCCCCACGAACACGTTCAGCAGGACACGCGACCGCTGGCCGACCCCTGGGTATGGCCCGACGAACACATCCTATGCCCCTGCTGGGCCGTCGAACGGAGAGATTCAGTGGCGGACCGACCGCGACGATGTCGAGGGGCCGCGGCTAAACGGTTGGTTCAGTACTCCCATCGTTGCCGATGAAACGGTGTACGTCGCAACTCGAGAAATCGATGCGCACGACCTAGAATATCCTGGCTACCTCACCGCCCTCGACGATGAGACTGGTGAGTTGCAATGGGGAGTCGAACTTCTATCTTTGGCAGGTGGTGATCCAACACTCGCAGGAGACACCATCTTCGTTGGCGACCAAGGGGGGACACTCCACGCTATTTCGACCGACGGCGAGCGTCGGTGGACGCAAACTCTGGGCGCGGCGGTTCGAACACCGACCGTCATCGGCGACTACATCTACGTTCTCGACGCGTCTGCGACTCTGTACGCCTTCACCCTCGACGGGGAGCAGTGTTGGGAGTACAGCCAGTCTGACTTCTGGAATGGTATCCTCGGCGGGGGGAGTTCGTTCGCGGCCAACAGTGCACCGGCTGTGGATGAATCCCGTGTGTACGTGACGGTCAAAGAAGACTCAAACGACAAACGAACCGGTCGCGTAAGAACCGCCCACGTACAGGCGTTCGACCACGAGGGAAACGAGGAGTGGAGCTTCAGTTTCCCCACTGGATACAAGCCACCGAACACGCCCGCTGTCGTCGACGGCACCGTTCTCGTGACTGGTGGTGACCGAATCTTCGCCCTCGATGCGACGACGGGCGAGCAGCAGTGGCGATTCGTCGTCGGCCACCGGCACACCGGTGCACCCGCAACCGACGGAGAGCGCGTCTACGT carries:
- a CDS encoding PQQ-binding-like beta-propeller repeat protein, coding for MNRRALLSTIATGGTVALTGCNTTGQSCGPPTNTFSRTRDRWPTPGYGPTNTSYAPAGPSNGEIQWRTDRDDVEGPRLNGWFSTPIVADETVYVATREIDAHDLEYPGYLTALDDETGELQWGVELLSLAGGDPTLAGDTIFVGDQGGTLHAISTDGERRWTQTLGAAVRTPTVIGDYIYVLDASATLYAFTLDGEQCWEYSQSDFWNGILGGGSSFAANSAPAVDESRVYVTVKEDSNDKRTGRVRTAHVQAFDHEGNEEWSFSFPTGYKPPNTPAVVDGTVLVTGGDRIFALDATTGEQQWRFVVGHRHTGAPATDGERVYVGAKNFYALDLGDGSEQWRVVNYGVSDALGWTKSIPFMGRAAVTDDAVYLRAGAFDPSDGSRLWGTLAEETVLESNYSTRHYSRHSMTPLSVTADALYLAHQVLGVTKVA
- the eif1A gene encoding translation initiation factor eIF-1A, whose product is MSENQGRRNLRMPNDNELFAVVTEHNGGNHVRIRCEDGKNRMGRIPGRMKYRTWINEGDVVLVEPWDWQDEKANIEWRYTGEDADQLRREGHIQ
- the msrA gene encoding peptide-methionine (S)-S-oxide reductase MsrA, coding for MVASKSATFGGGCFWCIEAAFKELDGISSVTSGYAGGSVENPTYEQVCSGNTGHAEVIQVEYDPAVVGYDELLEVFFAVHDPTQLNRQGPDVGTQYRSIVLYHDDDQQRQAAAYIEALDESYDDDVVTELEPLETFYEAETYHQDYFEKNPNDAYCRFHASPKIEKVREKFADKLAN
- a CDS encoding orc1/cdc6 family replication initiation protein, which produces MPLFERDTEIYRDRDALREDYQPEELVGRDEELRTFQAALQPVINGEQPNNIFLYGKTGVGKTAASRYLLSHLREDASRYDDIHLTVIFLNCDGLTSSYQIATRLVNEFRSESNQISTTGYPLGSVYEMLWQELDKCGGSIIVVLDEIDHVNDDSILYQLPRARANGNLSEAKVGLIGISNDFSFRDDLSPKVKSSLCEQEIHFPAYNAKNLQAILEQRAEVAFRESVLSDEVIPLCAAYGAKDAGDARQSIDLLMKAGDLARDDDTDCITEEHVKRGRRALERGRIKEGINGLTEHGHLVLYSLLTLELEGETPIRSRDVRPRYTRFAELANRDPLVPRRMRDHLSELAMLGIVSVTERNEGRRGGTYREYALDMDVGLIVSAMRDTIDLVGVHETVEPYLDSDRASTLDDFVEQ
- a CDS encoding CBS domain-containing protein — protein: MEDIFVARLMSTNLHTVTADTLVEDAAQLMLENNISSVIVVDEDNHLDGILTTTDFVRIVAKSQPKAQTTVERYMTTDVITADAQDPITDVAESMTKHGFHHMPVVDDDEGVIGMITTSDLASYLSQAGQLTTK
- a CDS encoding ParA family protein, whose product is MSRAVSVSLQKGGVGKTTVAINLADALAARDNDVLLVDLDQQGNATEGVGLKDAYESADPNIGDVLTDDDPVDVRETIHARESFDVLPAHVDLDDIEDRVRNSTFGVLWVRRRIVDPLLEDEYDYIVIDSPPSLGPLSDAALIGTGNVVVPLLMSEPSVSGFERMFEQQIGPIRREVDLEILAIVPNDLTGNNEERRIIRDLEESPFEKYIPQFARSELFDDPESKGPGIRHRIAFSRAWRDGKTLREYDPSNDMLDRLDELAAVVERGGPEDA
- a CDS encoding ABC transporter permease; this translates as MSISDSLGKVGMTADGVTASVYLARRNLARNGLRSTLAILGIIIGVFAIATLGILGSVIQLTAADALGGLGDQIIVSPNADAGIERLTDRDVTTITRAAGNDATVIPVVTGGALVERGESRTFAALYAVERPGDLFVAGAGELPERHRRGAIVGSSVAAELDVDVGRTITIEGREYRVIAILAESDGFNLLQPDGAVLIPRTAFADESYTQVIVRAESGSEAGAAADAIRESVNAREERVSVLELSRIVERIDQFFGLLNAFLIAIGAVSLIVAGVSILNVMLMSVSERRGEIGVLRAVGIQREDVLRTILVEAGLLGFVGGVIGAVISGLVALGLYLAVPEVTLPVVVNLRTAGYLLFAVLFGVVISLASGLYPAWRAANERPVEALRLK
- a CDS encoding threonine synthase, which produces MTHTRVCYDCGARTTAPAARCDCGEPLWLDTDPGTFDWDDVSDEPGMWRYESLLPVSRPAGLSAAAGGTPMVSDASIDAVAGTNVHLKLEGEHPTGSFKDRGSALGIAAVARGLAGDVSAVGTVSHGNMAMSTAAFAAAADLPCLVLVPDDIPPERLDVIDQFDPTSVTVAGDYGRLYEQTLERGPDHGIVFLNSDVPLRVEGQKTTALEICEAFAPDTPDALVMPVSSGGHASGAWKALRELSEAGAIDRIPALYFVQAAACSPIADAFEADADEVTRVVGGETIAYSIANPDPPSGTRALRAARETGGAVVAVDDDAIRTAQRALAVDAGITVEPSSATALAGIQQLVERGDIDSDDHVTAVLTGTGLKEASASGTRSPSTDHVELANLEDYLTGFTSTDD